A portion of the Caldisericota bacterium genome contains these proteins:
- a CDS encoding ATP-dependent RecD-like DNA helicase yields the protein MITLEGHLERITYYNEENHYTVARLKTGKDQTSVTVTGFMPAVSPGETLKIKGRWEIHPKYGQQLKVESFEVILPATINSIKKYLESGFIKGIGPKIVAALISRYKNRTLEIIENSPEKLAQVKGIGKVKAAQISNFWKEHHAIRSLMLFLQENGITTSYSAKIFKEYGKDAVNILRNDPYRIAGDISGIGFYVADRIAQNLGIPKDKPERINACIIHIIEQFVSEGHVYACEEQILKRCENLFQIEPSKTKDAMLALADTGELVLKKIAGTEAYAVYLKSLHEAETGIADRIKAVLSVPVSPLSIDTEQITQEVLRKLAIKLSSEQLNVLQECLSHRIIVITGGPGTGKTTLIRSINAVFELLEKRIILAAPTGRAARRLSEVTHREASTVHKILGYNFKDGFFAKNQDNPLDADAIIIDEASMVDVYLMFYLLKAISMHCVLILVGDVFQLPSVGPGNVLADIINSKRIKTFELKKIFRQAQESPIVMNAHRVRAGKMPDLKKEYIPEKLSEFYFIEQNNPDRAVKTIVELCSKRIPKVFNFDCVNDIQVLTPMHKGVAGTANLNQALQKALNPGSPSKGGRFKIQDKVMHLKNNYQKEVFNGDIGTITSIDTANNHLSVNYYGRIVAYDFTETEELSLAYAITVHKSQGSEYPAVVVPIMTQHFALLQRNLLYTAITRGKKLVILVGSKKAINIALKNDRSGNRLSGLSNRLSVEAV from the coding sequence ATGATAACTCTCGAAGGACATCTTGAAAGAATCACCTACTATAACGAAGAAAACCATTATACTGTTGCGCGATTAAAGACAGGTAAGGATCAAACTTCTGTGACCGTTACAGGCTTCATGCCGGCTGTCAGTCCCGGCGAAACCCTTAAAATAAAAGGCAGGTGGGAGATTCATCCAAAATACGGCCAGCAATTAAAGGTCGAGTCATTTGAAGTTATTCTTCCTGCAACAATCAATAGTATAAAGAAATACCTTGAATCCGGTTTTATTAAGGGAATAGGTCCAAAAATTGTTGCCGCCCTGATTAGCCGTTATAAAAATAGAACGTTAGAGATAATTGAAAACAGTCCTGAAAAGCTTGCTCAAGTTAAAGGAATAGGAAAGGTAAAGGCTGCGCAGATAAGCAATTTTTGGAAAGAACATCATGCAATTAGAAGTCTGATGCTGTTTCTTCAGGAAAATGGCATTACAACTTCATACAGCGCAAAAATCTTCAAAGAGTACGGGAAGGATGCCGTTAACATCCTCCGAAATGATCCTTACCGCATAGCCGGTGATATCTCTGGAATCGGTTTTTATGTTGCCGACAGGATAGCACAGAATCTGGGCATTCCAAAAGATAAGCCGGAAAGGATTAATGCATGCATTATTCATATCATAGAGCAATTTGTCTCAGAAGGACATGTTTATGCCTGTGAAGAGCAGATTCTTAAACGCTGCGAGAATCTTTTTCAGATCGAGCCAAGTAAAACCAAAGATGCCATGCTTGCTCTTGCCGACACAGGGGAACTGGTTCTAAAAAAAATTGCGGGCACTGAGGCCTACGCTGTTTATCTAAAAAGTCTGCATGAGGCGGAAACAGGTATTGCCGACAGGATAAAGGCTGTTTTGTCTGTTCCGGTTTCTCCTCTATCTATAGACACAGAACAGATTACGCAGGAAGTATTGAGAAAACTTGCCATCAAACTTTCTTCTGAACAGTTGAATGTTTTGCAGGAATGCCTTTCTCACAGAATTATAGTAATAACCGGAGGCCCTGGAACAGGCAAAACTACACTTATCAGATCTATTAACGCGGTTTTTGAACTTCTTGAAAAACGAATCATCCTTGCGGCCCCGACCGGACGGGCGGCCAGGCGTCTTTCAGAGGTTACACACAGGGAGGCAAGCACTGTCCACAAAATTTTGGGATATAATTTTAAGGACGGTTTTTTTGCTAAAAACCAGGATAATCCGCTTGATGCAGATGCAATAATCATTGATGAAGCCTCGATGGTGGATGTATATTTAATGTTTTATCTGCTTAAAGCAATTTCCATGCACTGTGTATTAATACTGGTCGGAGATGTTTTTCAGCTTCCATCGGTCGGCCCGGGAAATGTTCTTGCCGATATTATCAATTCGAAAAGAATAAAAACTTTTGAGCTAAAGAAAATCTTCAGGCAGGCTCAGGAAAGCCCTATTGTTATGAATGCCCACAGAGTTCGTGCCGGGAAGATGCCTGACCTCAAAAAGGAGTATATACCTGAAAAGCTGTCTGAGTTTTACTTCATTGAGCAAAATAATCCGGACAGGGCTGTTAAAACAATAGTTGAGTTATGCAGTAAAAGAATTCCAAAGGTTTTCAATTTTGACTGTGTAAATGATATTCAGGTGTTAACTCCGATGCACAAGGGCGTGGCGGGGACCGCCAACCTGAACCAGGCGCTTCAAAAGGCTTTAAACCCCGGGTCTCCGAGCAAAGGCGGCCGTTTTAAGATACAAGACAAAGTTATGCATTTAAAAAACAATTATCAGAAAGAGGTTTTTAACGGTGATATCGGAACAATTACCTCCATTGACACGGCAAACAACCATCTTTCCGTGAATTACTACGGCAGGATAGTTGCCTATGATTTTACGGAAACAGAGGAGCTTTCGCTGGCGTACGCCATAACCGTGCACAAGTCACAGGGGTCGGAGTATCCTGCGGTGGTTGTGCCGATAATGACCCAGCATTTTGCTTTGCTCCAGAGGAACCTGCTTTATACAGCAATAACAAGGGGTAAAAAACTGGTAATACTTGTAGGTTCAAAAAAAGCCATAAATATTGCATTGAAAAACGACAGATCGGGAAATCGCCTTTCAGGGCTGTCAAACAGGCTGTCTGTAGAGGCGGTTTAG
- a CDS encoding HAD hydrolase-like protein produces the protein LQAQKKYQIDLMDSVMVGDSAKDIECARRAGCRLGVLVKSDNFSNAEKILSEKKISPDYIASDLYDAAIWISSHFL, from the coding sequence TACTCCAGGCACAGAAAAAATACCAGATTGATCTTATGGATTCGGTTATGGTGGGTGACAGCGCAAAGGACATTGAATGCGCGCGCAGGGCAGGTTGCAGGCTGGGTGTTCTGGTTAAAAGCGATAACTTTTCAAATGCTGAAAAGATTCTGTCAGAAAAGAAAATTTCTCCTGATTATATAGCTTCCGATCTCTATGATGCTGCGATCTGGATAAGCAGTCACTTCCTATGA
- the brxF gene encoding BREX-3 system P-loop-containing protein BrxF: MAITITLNLPMAELLSNKIIQKIEQASELYHRLVLVVAPQGSGKTSVLKKVQQILRTSVVNVNLEVSRQLLELTAKQQALQLPRILEDILRKAEIEVALLDNIEILFEVSLKQDPLRLLQGLSRNRTIVASWNGEIKDNYLTYASSDHPEYRRYPARELLVVTPQP; this comes from the coding sequence ATGGCTATAACGATAACTTTGAATTTACCCATGGCCGAACTTCTTTCTAATAAAATTATTCAGAAAATTGAGCAAGCCTCCGAATTGTATCACCGGCTGGTGCTTGTAGTCGCGCCACAAGGATCAGGCAAAACCTCAGTTCTCAAAAAAGTGCAACAAATTCTGAGAACGTCTGTTGTAAATGTGAATCTTGAGGTTTCCCGGCAGTTGTTGGAGCTAACGGCTAAACAGCAAGCGCTTCAACTACCTCGTATTTTGGAGGACATTTTACGAAAAGCGGAAATCGAGGTAGCTCTTTTGGACAACATAGAAATTCTGTTTGAGGTGTCTCTTAAACAAGATCCCTTAAGACTTCTTCAGGGACTTTCCCGAAATCGAACAATTGTTGCCTCCTGGAATGGAGAAATAAAGGACAATTATCTGACTTATGCAAGTTCGGATCATCCGGAGTATCGCCGATACCCAGCCCGTGAACTTCTGGTGGTGACACCACAACCTTAA